A single Corallococcus silvisoli DNA region contains:
- a CDS encoding penicillin acylase family protein, which translates to MHEHTPDTSPSRGGSRSLRARRWSFSLFASLALLATAGCDDDETETPPPPPAAPKYTANIKRTSYGIPHITANDYGSLGFGQGYAFAQDHVCTLADQILKVRSERARFLGQGPGNTYVASDLAYLSMGLLDRAAAAFPTVSEEMQAMLTGYAAGYNKYLADTAPAARPAECANAPWVRPITPVELLAYNTDLTLIAGVNALALTIAAAMPPTVGAQSFDAKQAALRPQMPTLEDLQRLRRADFGSNGWAIGAERTDNGKGMVMANPHFPWEGELRLWESQLTVPGQLNVYGVGLMGVPAVLIGFNENVAWTHTFSSGQRMTMYQLQLVPGKPTVYKYGNEERAMTSKTFTILVKLAEGSVTNYTQTMYFSHYGPIIAIPDSAAPGFPAGTLGWNTQTVLTLRDGNIDNTKFLDQFHGMNKAKNLAEFKDVYATQQGLPWVNTMYADKEGKAWYTDATPTPNLTKDAYTKWLTEATTGTNPIAYGIYSALGFVLLNGSDPANEWQVEPGSRSPGLVPFAKVPKLDRNDFVFNANDSYWLSNPEAPLTGFSPLHGLEKVPQSPRTRMNVITLTESGPNAASGPDHKFSLDELKTAVFSNRSSMEELVRASVVERCAGKTTITYQNTAVDISQACTLLKDWNGRYDTGAKGAFVFREFLGAYSGPNLLNAGQLFATPFDPANPIATPNTLVPAPAQGDDPVLVKLAQAVYTINRSGVALDKTLGEVQFTARAGANIPLQGGMGREGITNVVSYGVARTTLFDYAEPHLPTYNATTLLSRTGYPINNGSSFVMAMQFTDAGPTGNAVLTYGQSGDPTSAHYADQTRLFSQKQWRPILFTAAQISGDANLVETNVSGG; encoded by the coding sequence ATGCACGAGCACACCCCCGATACGTCTCCTTCTCGCGGCGGGTCCCGGTCTCTCCGGGCCCGCCGTTGGTCTTTCTCCCTGTTCGCGTCGCTGGCGCTGCTGGCCACCGCCGGCTGTGACGACGACGAAACGGAAACCCCGCCGCCGCCGCCGGCCGCCCCGAAGTACACGGCGAACATCAAGCGCACCTCGTACGGCATCCCGCACATCACCGCGAACGACTACGGCAGCCTGGGCTTCGGCCAGGGCTATGCCTTCGCGCAGGACCACGTCTGTACGCTGGCGGACCAGATCCTCAAGGTGCGCAGCGAGCGCGCGCGCTTCCTGGGCCAGGGGCCGGGCAACACCTACGTGGCGTCGGACCTGGCGTACCTGTCCATGGGCCTGCTGGACCGCGCCGCGGCCGCCTTCCCCACGGTGTCGGAGGAGATGCAGGCGATGCTCACCGGCTACGCGGCCGGCTACAACAAGTACCTGGCGGACACGGCCCCGGCGGCCCGTCCCGCCGAGTGCGCCAACGCGCCCTGGGTGCGGCCCATCACCCCGGTGGAGCTGCTGGCGTACAACACGGACCTGACGCTCATCGCCGGCGTCAACGCGCTGGCGCTCACCATCGCCGCGGCGATGCCCCCCACCGTGGGCGCGCAGTCCTTTGATGCGAAGCAGGCCGCGCTGCGTCCCCAGATGCCCACCCTGGAAGACCTCCAGCGGCTGCGCCGGGCGGACTTCGGCAGCAACGGCTGGGCCATTGGCGCCGAGCGCACCGACAACGGCAAGGGCATGGTGATGGCCAACCCGCACTTCCCCTGGGAAGGCGAGCTGCGCCTGTGGGAGAGCCAGCTGACCGTGCCCGGCCAGCTGAACGTCTACGGCGTGGGCCTGATGGGCGTGCCGGCGGTGCTCATCGGCTTCAATGAGAACGTCGCGTGGACGCACACGTTCTCCTCCGGTCAGCGCATGACCATGTACCAGCTGCAGCTCGTGCCCGGAAAGCCGACCGTCTACAAGTACGGCAACGAAGAGCGCGCCATGACCTCCAAGACCTTCACCATCCTGGTGAAGCTGGCGGAGGGCTCGGTCACCAACTACACGCAGACGATGTACTTCAGCCACTACGGCCCCATCATCGCCATCCCGGACTCGGCGGCGCCGGGCTTCCCCGCGGGCACGCTGGGCTGGAACACGCAGACGGTGCTCACCCTGCGCGATGGCAACATCGACAACACCAAGTTCCTGGACCAGTTCCACGGCATGAACAAGGCCAAGAACCTGGCGGAGTTCAAGGACGTCTACGCCACCCAGCAGGGCCTGCCCTGGGTGAACACCATGTACGCCGACAAGGAGGGCAAGGCTTGGTACACGGACGCCACGCCCACGCCCAACCTCACCAAGGACGCGTACACGAAGTGGCTCACCGAGGCGACCACGGGCACCAACCCCATCGCCTACGGCATCTACTCCGCGCTGGGCTTCGTGCTGCTCAACGGCAGCGACCCGGCCAACGAGTGGCAGGTGGAGCCGGGCTCGCGCAGCCCCGGCCTCGTGCCCTTCGCCAAGGTGCCGAAGCTGGACCGCAATGACTTCGTCTTCAACGCGAACGACAGCTACTGGCTGTCCAACCCGGAGGCCCCGCTGACGGGCTTCTCCCCGCTGCACGGCCTGGAGAAGGTGCCCCAGTCGCCGCGCACGCGCATGAACGTCATCACCCTCACCGAGTCCGGCCCCAACGCCGCCTCCGGCCCCGACCACAAGTTCAGCCTGGACGAGCTGAAGACGGCCGTGTTCAGCAACCGCAGCAGCATGGAGGAGCTCGTGCGCGCGAGCGTCGTCGAGCGCTGCGCCGGCAAGACGACGATCACCTACCAGAACACCGCGGTGGACATCAGCCAGGCCTGCACGCTGCTCAAGGACTGGAACGGCCGCTACGACACCGGCGCCAAGGGCGCCTTCGTGTTCCGTGAGTTCCTGGGCGCCTACTCCGGCCCCAACCTGCTCAACGCGGGCCAGCTGTTCGCCACCCCGTTCGACCCGGCCAACCCCATCGCCACGCCCAACACCCTGGTGCCCGCCCCCGCGCAGGGCGACGACCCGGTGCTCGTGAAGCTGGCGCAGGCCGTGTACACCATCAACCGCTCCGGCGTCGCGCTGGACAAGACGCTGGGCGAGGTGCAGTTCACCGCGCGCGCCGGCGCCAACATCCCGCTCCAGGGCGGCATGGGCCGCGAGGGCATCACCAACGTCGTCTCCTACGGCGTCGCCCGCACGACCCTGTTCGACTACGCCGAGCCGCACCTGCCGACCTACAACGCCACCACCCTGCTCAGCCGCACGGGCTACCCCATCAACAACGGCAGCAGCTTCGTCATGGCCATGCAGTTCACCGACGCGGGCCCCACCGGCAACGCCGTGCTGACCTACGGCCAGTCCGGCGACCCGACCTCCGCTCACTACGCGGACCAGACGCGGCTGTTCTCCCAGAAGCAGTGGCGCCCCATCCTCTTCACCGCCGCGCAGATCTCCGGCGACGCCAACCTCGTGGAGACCAACGTCTCCGGCGGGTAG
- a CDS encoding class I SAM-dependent methyltransferase produces the protein MPETVFVDNIWNDFAHSYDQMIPELPCYQRQREKLLRDTRDRAYVIDAGCGTGLVSEPLVRRGQRVIGFDNNQAMLALAVRRRDREPEAVRTRWTILPGDVTTFPLEVEGGADAVVMNNVLFYVRDPEAVLREAWTHLKPGGVLCMTSNKRPRPNLEKVLTNSIQEWESQGRWTEALQRAVNHHRTCAQRLTTDPNEMVTFLDTDQAVRLLEKVGFTEALVADGDDYYGENFYVCMRK, from the coding sequence ATGCCCGAGACCGTCTTCGTCGACAACATCTGGAACGACTTCGCGCACAGCTATGATCAGATGATCCCCGAACTGCCGTGCTACCAGCGGCAGCGGGAGAAGCTCCTCCGCGACACCCGGGATCGCGCCTATGTCATCGACGCGGGGTGTGGCACGGGGCTCGTGAGCGAACCGCTGGTGCGCCGGGGTCAGCGCGTCATCGGCTTTGACAACAACCAGGCCATGCTGGCCCTGGCGGTGCGCCGCCGCGACCGCGAGCCGGAGGCGGTGCGCACGCGCTGGACGATCCTGCCCGGTGACGTGACGACCTTCCCCCTGGAGGTGGAGGGCGGCGCGGACGCGGTGGTGATGAACAACGTCCTCTTCTACGTGCGCGACCCGGAGGCCGTGCTGCGCGAGGCGTGGACGCACCTGAAGCCCGGCGGCGTGCTGTGCATGACGAGCAACAAGCGCCCCCGGCCGAACCTGGAGAAGGTGCTGACGAACTCCATCCAGGAATGGGAGTCCCAGGGGCGTTGGACCGAAGCCCTCCAGCGCGCGGTGAACCACCACCGCACCTGCGCCCAGCGGCTCACCACCGACCCGAACGAGATGGTCACCTTCCTGGACACGGACCAGGCGGTGCGCCTGCTGGAGAAGGTGGGCTTCACCGAGGCGCTGGTGGCCGACGGTGACGACTACTACGGCGAGAACTTCTACGTCTGCATGCGCAAGTAG
- a CDS encoding DofA protein — translation MALPVYKTDVIDKVFFLRWDAPPTPDEIQAVYLKMQTAYQQHQQPMVLVTIAGAKSAVPNSEQRRHLSNMLSDARALFSEIHVIIEGNELQHNLQRVIVSGMLIVTRTYDDQFIRVHKSADGAAGFIARRLGVDGTQVVNEARSRGVVM, via the coding sequence ATGGCACTTCCGGTCTACAAGACAGACGTCATTGACAAAGTGTTCTTCCTGCGTTGGGACGCGCCACCGACGCCGGATGAGATTCAAGCGGTGTACCTGAAGATGCAGACCGCCTATCAACAACACCAGCAGCCCATGGTGCTGGTGACCATCGCGGGGGCGAAGTCGGCGGTGCCCAACAGCGAGCAGCGCCGGCACCTGTCCAACATGCTGTCGGACGCGCGGGCGCTGTTCTCGGAGATCCACGTCATCATCGAGGGCAACGAGCTGCAGCACAACCTCCAGCGCGTCATCGTGTCGGGGATGCTCATCGTCACGCGGACGTATGACGACCAGTTCATCCGGGTGCACAAGAGCGCGGACGGCGCCGCGGGCTTCATCGCGCGACGGCTGGGCGTGGACGGCACCCAGGTGGTCAATGAAGCGCGGTCGCGAGGCGTGGTGATGTAA
- a CDS encoding ThiF family adenylyltransferase has product MTNVNPRFQRNLGVLHPQTMDKLAGTHVLVAGVGGAGGQCAVDLARLGFGCLTLADFDVYERHNINRQIGCFESTLGQRKVDVVEGMCRDIHPDLRVHKVHEGITDTNVAHVLQGQGGLPPVDYVVEVIDIAGARAKESLHQTCREQGIPIMTGLMLGFGAALHVFQPDAPLYEELFILQDGRIDLPKIIPHLGSYMLQEYMDACYQGRGHAPTCVIGATTAAGLMVSEIMRGVMLGPRAMVSWPEYLYVDLFDHRYVRGSVGAARPAPRPVRSLSQDARG; this is encoded by the coding sequence ATGACGAACGTGAACCCCCGTTTTCAACGCAACCTGGGCGTCCTCCACCCCCAGACCATGGACAAGCTCGCCGGCACCCACGTGCTCGTGGCCGGCGTGGGAGGCGCCGGCGGCCAGTGCGCGGTGGACCTGGCGCGGCTGGGCTTTGGCTGCCTGACGCTCGCGGACTTCGACGTCTACGAACGCCACAACATCAACCGGCAGATCGGCTGCTTCGAAAGCACCCTGGGCCAGCGCAAGGTGGACGTGGTGGAGGGGATGTGTCGCGACATCCACCCGGACCTGCGCGTGCACAAGGTGCACGAGGGCATCACCGACACCAACGTGGCGCACGTGCTCCAGGGGCAGGGCGGCCTGCCGCCGGTGGACTACGTGGTGGAGGTCATCGACATCGCGGGGGCGAGGGCCAAGGAGTCGCTCCACCAGACGTGCCGCGAGCAGGGCATCCCCATCATGACCGGGCTGATGCTGGGCTTCGGCGCCGCGCTCCATGTCTTCCAGCCAGACGCGCCGCTCTACGAAGAGCTCTTCATCCTGCAGGACGGCCGCATCGACCTGCCGAAGATCATCCCCCACCTGGGCAGCTACATGCTCCAGGAGTACATGGACGCCTGCTACCAGGGGCGGGGCCACGCCCCCACGTGCGTGATTGGCGCCACCACCGCCGCCGGCCTGATGGTGAGTGAAATCATGCGCGGCGTGATGCTGGGGCCTCGCGCGATGGTGTCCTGGCCCGAGTACCTCTACGTGGACCTCTTCGACCACCGCTACGTGCGGGGCTCCGTCGGCGCCGCCCGTCCCGCCCCGCGTCCTGTCCGGTCGCTGAGCCAGGACGCCCGGGGCTGA